ACAATGGTTTTGCTCAAAAGCTCACAGAATCCACTGTCACCTTGTTGTTTGGAGTGTGGTTTCATGGTGTTGCAGGAACAGGTTAACATGTTTCCTCTAACTTTGGACCAGGCGGACACCGGCCGCACCTAGTAATAGAGATCCCCATGGCAACACCTCCCTTAGCAACAGCAGCAACTCAGGCTCTTGCAAAGGCAGCGACTGCAGCCCCACCAAAGGGTAAGACATCAGAAACTGCATGGTCTGATCAGTAAAGTGCTCTTGTCTAATATACTCCATAGAAGGATTGATTGCACTCCTTTCAAACCAAAGTTACAAATAGAAATTAAAACTTTGCACACTTTCCTCACATCGATGAAAATCAGAACTAATATGTGTATTTACATTCTCTAGCTGTTTTATTGGAAAATGATTTACCCCACTTGATTTCCTAAAAGTGTCCTAAGTACATTTTCAGTCTTTTAAAGCTGCTCTGATGaatcattttataataatagTGGATCAAACAAGTATATGTTATGTAAAAGGACTTAGTGACAAACCcgcagagaattatcacccgacTCATGGTTTTGGTCTTACAGTCCAGTTTTATCTCATCAGAGACAGGAAGCAGCTGTTTTAGCAAGTTCTAAAAAACCCACTGTAAATTTTTAATACCTGACCAGCAACAACGGCACTTTTGACAGTTTTCGATCATCAGTGCTCTGGATCTAAAAGTATTGAGTTTCAATTACCAGCCCTACTTACAAGACAtcaacaaactaaaataaaggTCACTGAAGTGTAATCAGTTCTAAAGAACTAGGAAAAACTACTTTCGTATGATTGTCCTAGACGTCATCAGAAGTACACGTCATGTACGGACAACCATGGTATCCGGCCCCCTCCACCAGAGCAGTACCTCACACCACTGCAGCAGAAAGAGGTGTGTATCCGACACCTGCGGGCCAGGCTAAAGGAAACCATCAACACTCTACAAGACAGGTGAGATGCTTagatagaaatagagattttcCATATTGGCCAGAAAGTCATGTTTTATACTGTCTGACTTGTTCTGAGGTTTTCCCTTAAGTACCAGGTTCTATCCCCAACCCTTAAGgccaatttatgcttctgcgttaaatagAAGCTGTGGGTACGTACctagcagtggtgtagtctaatgtattgtagtgggtatactgtactctatatatactgtatattggccagaataccttcatttagcctatgtgaagaaggaaaacacagatgacaattcaaaatatatcaaaattataatggaaagtatgttgttgcgtgtcattgggcatttttaagtgggtatattgaaatcctggagctttcttagtgggaatactgcgtatacctgtgtatcacgtagactacaccactggtacCTAGGTGCGTGGAGATACGGACACTACGCCAGACCCTttgccgtagcctgacgtgcacctctcaaaaaaataACTGCACGTCGAGGCAACGCAGACCGCGACAACTGTTATTTGTCcacttggccgtggcttggtagctttgcatttccccctactaacaacatgaaatcaaggagagggttaacttttcctgctacagatttcccaccatgctcagaaagcacaggggagacactttgtttctcccactttgcctctagagtcgctactcactccgaagctaatcactgtcactctctcattcgctctaccacacactccccatgcacacacacatgccggctctgCTATTCTCTAGATAACGCACCCAccaacacacaagtataaacttcaggccactaacgtaggctacggtgaaagttctgcgtggagcctccgcagaagcataaatcccaCTTTACACTAGGCCTAATATCTGAATCCTCATAATTATTTTGTTCtctccccttctcttctcttctgttctttctttctcccttttctcctcTCCATTCCCCCCCCCATCAGGGACACAGAAATAGATGAGCTGAAAGGCCAGCTATACAGGATGCAGGAGGACTGGGTTGAGGAGGAATGTCACCGTGTTGAGGCTCAGCTGGCCCTGAAGGAGGCGCGTCAGGAGATCCAGCAGCTTAAACAGGCTGTGGACACTGTTCGCGCCAGTCTCAGTGATGCTGGGGGGCTCAGCGGGGACATAGGGGTCCAGAAGTACTTTCAGGACATCAACACTCAGAACCACAAGCTTGAGAACCTTTTGCTAAGCATGGACCTAGCCCAGGCTGGATTAGCCAAGGAGGGGGAAGGCATTCCTGGCTTTCGGACCCGTGTTGGAGGTTCGGCACCAGCATCGGTATCAGGGGAAAGTCCAGGGGGAATACCCAAACCGGCAGTAGGAGGGAGGGGGTCTTGCTCCTGCGATGCTTCGCCAGCCCGTTCTCTGACCCGGAGCTCCACTTACACTAAGCTGAGTGATCAGGCACTTGCGGACCGAAACGGCAACGGCCTGGACTTTCCTTGTCTGTCAGGTGACGGCACCCAGGACAGCGGCTTTGTGTGCTGTGGGGAGAGCAGCGTCCCCAGTCGGACCGACCTGCTGCTGGAGGCAGCCTTCCTCTCTGAGGAAACAGCATCTTTACTCAACTCCTACGCACAGACCTTTTCCCATTCTCTGCCCCATTCTCTGCCCCATTCTCTGCCCCATTCTCTGCCCCACTCTCTGCCTAGTAGCTCTCTGCCCCACTCTCTGCCCCACACTTACTCCCATACTTTACCTCATTCTTTCCCTCACAATTTGTCCCACTCTATGCCCCACACCATGCCACACTCCTCCACCTATGACAAGCTGTGCACAGGTGAGCGGCAGGTGCCCCTTCGTTGCGGCCTGGGTGGAGTGGGCTGTATGAGCCATCCCTGCCTATCCCACCACCACCTCTACCTGCACCCCTTGCGGGAGACAGGCATTCAGACCGAAAGCTGCCCCATCCCTGCAACGGCAGGTTACCCCTCTGATCTAGATACCATTGCGGAGCAACGCACTTTCCGCTCCCAGGCCTGCAGCCCCACCTCTACCTGGATGTCTgatgagggggaggaggagctggACTCCATCACCACCACAACTTCAGTAACCACAGCGACGATGATGAGTACAGCCACAGAGCCGATCCTGGTCACTAAAACTCCTCTGGTCCCTCCCTTACCACGGTCCGCTACTGTGGCATGTTCCATGGAAAGTCCTCTATatggggaggaagaggaaaagcaggagaaagagaaggaagctGCAGCAACGGAGCAGCAGGAGGAAACATCAGTGATTAGCTTGGCAGAAGAAGAGCAGCAGATGCAAATGGACTCAGAGGGAGGGAATGAGGTGGAAGTTCAGAGTGCAGCAGAGGATGTAGCACCAGGAAAACCCTGCGATTTTGCAGAGACATCAGCAGGGACGCAGTGTGAGCTTCAGTTTGGAGGATGCTGTGGAGAAGGCAGACAGGGTGGGACACTGGGAAACCTCAGCATGGAAGACAGGCAGCAAGAAGTTGGTTTATCAGCAGGATCGACCCAGGTAGAGACAGCAGAGCTGAGTCCAAGTAGCCCAGGATTCTCGCCAGACGTAGAACAGCCTCATACCTCCCAGCCGAGGAGATCTACTTCCCATGAGGAGATAGCTGGTGTCACTGTAGTGGAGTTGCATGATGAGAACGATGACGATGAAGATGAAACTAAAGAACAAGGCGCCACAGGGGGCGCCACAGCAGAGGAGGGAGATTCAACCAGCTCTGGGACAATTGAGAAAAGCTACTGGAGTCGTCACTTCCTGGTTGATCTGCTGGCAGTGGCCATCCCTGTGGTGCCAACAGTGGCATGGTTCTGCCGTGGCCCAATCCGTGCCGGACAGCCCATGTATCATATAGGCTCGCTGTTGCGAGGCTGTTGCACTGTGGCGCTCCACTCACTGCGCCGGGGAGGGGGGTTGAGGCATTACCCTGCAGGCGGGGGTGACCTGGGCGGATCACAGATATAACAGGAGAATCTGTCTAGCACCTCTGTGGTCCTTAACTACGGCCTCTCCTGTATGGGTCTTAGCTTGTTGGAAGATACCTGTAGtgtgaggagaggaagaggaaaaaaacgtCCTGTCCTGCATTCCTCATCAAGGTTAATAGCTGAGGGGAGCATCAGGAACAGGAAATGTGCATTTATGACTACGATCTCTGACTAGTAAAATCTGTTCTGTTTGGTCTGCTCCTTATTGTCTCTCACCCACTGGTCCTTGCTGTTGATACCAAGATGTCTACTAACACTGCTGACCTGTGCAAAACTGAATGAGCTGATTGAAATGAATGATCTATGCTTGGATGTTTAACactgattgtttttttctttttaaatgcaggGAAATGTTAAAGGTTCATTGATCGTCAACCTACCAGGCTGTCTCAAttctgacgtgtgtgtgtgtgtgtgtgtgtgtgtgtgtgtgtgtgtgtgtgtgtgtgtgtgtgtgtgtgtgtgtgtgtgtgtgtgtgtgtgtgtgtgtgtgtgtgtgtgtgtgtgtcagccaattcagaattgaattgagaatgactcctaaaaaatgacaaaaacaggatCTAGAATTACAATTTGAATATGAATTAAAGGAAGCGGAATTGCAATTCaataaaaattcaaagaaattcATATACATAATTTAAGTGAAGTGTTTAACAACGAAGCTTTACAATATATGTCAGATATGAGTGCATTACATATTCTATAAATGATATTAGTTTGAACTACTTGTACCGATTACAATAAAAGGAGAGTTGTTCCCCCAGCAATGAATGTTAAAAGCTCTAGTCACAGAACAAATAATTAAGTTTgatttattgtaattgtaagtTTGTGGAACATGACAGAACATGACTCCGTTTCCCAGAATGCTTTACTTTAACCAAGTATTTAAAATGGTTGCCAAACAATTTGAGGTGgacatttgtttgaaagcttCTTTTCTACACACTTTGATGGTCAACGCTGGACTTCTTAAGTTTCAGAAGTCCCTTACAACTTCAGATTACAAACATTCATAGATTTGACACCTGTAATAACAGCGACATGGGAAATAATAGCAGGCCTAAAAGGTCATCTGTTCTAGTTCATTTTGAAGAATCAATTCCAACACGAACACCTGGAAAACACAGTCATATGCAAGCACTGCAGTGCTCCAGTCTGTGGCTCCATCACGGCTACTTCAAATTTCAAAAGGCATCTACAAGTaagttaacagacagacagtcttttattttgaaaagcatcTCTTGATGGTATTATGCTACTGATATTTGATATCATCAGTGTTGGGGTCACTACTCAAGAACGTGTAATACACattattcactttaaaaaaaacaacaaccataaTGCATTACCTTACTTGTTATTCTCTATGGATAGTAACTCATTACtcattacattactgtaataacACTAACACAGCAAGAGCCTGGCATATAGCTCATAAAGAGCTTAAACACACCTTCAactcacaacacaacagcaacagTAACATTAATGTGTTACATTGCTCAGTTACAGCCAAATGTGATTATATTATGGCATTACTTCGTAATGAGTTACCCACAACACTGGATATGATATGTGTTTAAAAGCATGCAAGCACACCTTTTACTTAGTACTTACTgtaaatcaagaaaacaattcTTGTCAATTGTGGAATTAAtagaaatatttgttttcttaaagAGTGATCTATATTTTGGAACAAAATGTATGCAGGGTTGAGGAGTGACTAGTTACGTGTAATGAAATTGttattaaattacaaaatgaatgtaattgtatttagttGTATTACAGAGGTAAAATGTGGAATTCAATTAGTTACTATTCcaaattaaaaggaaattgCTTTGCATTGATAAAgtaatccaaaccacatttacaattacattacatttaattcCACTTCCTGTCATTCCAATTCAACTTCCTGTGGGCGAAGTCCAATTCATGAATTGAATGGAGGCCAATTCTGAAATTCTGAATTTTGCAcaagccttgtgtgtgtgtgtgtgtgtgtgtgtgtgtgtgtgtgtgtgtgtgtgtgtgtgtgtgtgtgtgtgtgtgtgtgtgtgtgtgtgtgtgtgtgtgtgtgtaagagtcaATGTGTAACCAAATGGTCTCGTTGTCTGCAGTGGATGAGCTACACTGCTCAGTGACTAAGGCAAAATCCACCCTAATTCAGACTTTACATGTGTCCTTTGACTGTTTTCTGAGTCTTCAACATCTTAGAGACTGAAAACATGGAGTTTATCTACTATCAAGAGATAACAACGTAGACACAGACCTCAGGTTGATTCTAAGGGTACAACACAccgaaacacacagcagcaAGGCTGCCAAGAACCATAGACACTTTCAACACTCAGCTGTTGGAGGGCAGATCCAGTGCCTGAAATGGCCCTTACTTACCATTACtttttgtccacatgagtaTTTTACACTTCAACCACAGTCAATACTCTTGGATATATATTAGTATATTATGAATAACTGTCTTAGCAATCAGTGGGTGGTTGTCATattggatagatggatagaaacATCTGCCAATCGCTAGATTTTGCTTCTAAATTCCAATCAACATCTATTTCTCCTTTCTTTAAAGTTGATTTCACAATA
This genomic interval from Sander vitreus isolate 19-12246 chromosome 7, sanVit1, whole genome shotgun sequence contains the following:
- the snphb gene encoding syntaphilin; this encodes MSAPAPANRRSALGSRRRTPAAPSNRDPHGNTSLSNSSNSGSCKGSDCSPTKGRHQKYTSCTDNHGIRPPPPEQYLTPLQQKEVCIRHLRARLKETINTLQDRDTEIDELKGQLYRMQEDWVEEECHRVEAQLALKEARQEIQQLKQAVDTVRASLSDAGGLSGDIGVQKYFQDINTQNHKLENLLLSMDLAQAGLAKEGEGIPGFRTRVGGSAPASVSGESPGGIPKPAVGGRGSCSCDASPARSLTRSSTYTKLSDQALADRNGNGLDFPCLSGDGTQDSGFVCCGESSVPSRTDLLLEAAFLSEETASLLNSYAQTFSHSLPHSLPHSLPHSLPHSLPSSSLPHSLPHTYSHTLPHSFPHNLSHSMPHTMPHSSTYDKLCTGERQVPLRCGLGGVGCMSHPCLSHHHLYLHPLRETGIQTESCPIPATAGYPSDLDTIAEQRTFRSQACSPTSTWMSDEGEEELDSITTTTSVTTATMMSTATEPILVTKTPLVPPLPRSATVACSMESPLYGEEEEKQEKEKEAAATEQQEETSVISLAEEEQQMQMDSEGGNEVEVQSAAEDVAPGKPCDFAETSAGTQCELQFGGCCGEGRQGGTLGNLSMEDRQQEVGLSAGSTQVETAELSPSSPGFSPDVEQPHTSQPRRSTSHEEIAGVTVVELHDENDDDEDETKEQGATGGATAEEGDSTSSGTIEKSYWSRHFLVDLLAVAIPVVPTVAWFCRGPIRAGQPMYHIGSLLRGCCTVALHSLRRGGGLRHYPAGGGDLGGSQI